From the Sphingobacteruim zhuxiongii genome, the window ACAGACAATTGAAAATCCACAGCAATACCCCGAACAGCTTTCGGATGTGCTGCTGGTGATGGATAAGGAGAAAAAGAAAATCCAAGCCGTCACGGGTGTAGACGAAAACGGTAAATTGAAAACCGTTGATGCAACCAAGAAAAACCAAAGCCAATTCATGCGGGTTGACAGAGCCGGAGATTTGTTTACAAATTTCTTCTCCAACTTCTGGCGACAGTTAAAAGACCCGACCCATTTATCATTCTTTAAAGTGCCTGCAAAGGAAGCGGTCGAGACAGCTAAAGAAATGCAGAAACAGGTCGATGCCCCCACTAAAGAGGGCGAGGCTGTCATGGCAAAACATGAGGTCAAAGAGCCAAAGGAGAAACAACAGGAAACCAAAAAGGATGTGGAAAAACCACAGGCTACACCGGAGACACAGCAAGCACAGGAGAAAAACGAATACCGCTATAAGGTAGAAGATGTAGACTGGCAAACTTTGGGACAATTCGGTATAAATAAAGAAAGACTTGAACAAGACGGTCAGTTGGATTTGCTATTAAAGGGTTATAAAACCAACAAGGTATATCCCATAAGTGTCAACTTTGGTTCAGCTATCATGCGCTCGGAAGCAAGGCTCGGTTTCCAAGACGGTGAAAACGGAAAACCTGTATTTGTCATGTATGGAGTGCGCCACGAACCCAATCTCAAAGCCCCTTTCTTTGGTCACGAGTTTACCAAAGAGGACAAAGAAAACCTGCTCAAAACTGGAAATATGGGGCGTGTGGTGGAATTGACCAACCCCAAAACAGGTGAAAAGATACAATCCGTTATCAGTATCGACCACCTAACGAACGAGGTTATCGCATTCCGGCAGGAAAGAATAAAAGTACCCGATGAGATTAAGGGCGTAAAGTTGACCGAAGACCAAAAACGGGATTTGAAAGACGGGAAAGCCATTTATTTGGAGGGATTGGATTTCAAGAACAGTACGAACAAAAATGCCCATGTACAGTTCAATGCCGACAAAAAATATACGGAGTTTCTCTTTGGCGATAAAGCACCCAAACAAGTACAGGAAAACGACCCGAAATACTACCGTGGCAAAACATTCTCGGATGAACAATACAAGCCACTCACCGAGGGCAAGACCCTTTACATTTCGGACTTCAAAGACGGACAGGGAAACGCCTATAAAGGTTACGTAACGCTGAACAAGGAAACGGGAGGCTATGGTTTTAGCTTTAAAAACCCGAATGCGCTAAAAAATAAGGCACAGCCTGCCGAAGCGCACAGGACACAGGTTGCCGTAAACTCCAACGGGAAAACAAACGAAGCAACCAAGCACATCAATGAACCGCTAAAACCGGAGCAACAAAAGCCGAAAAACAAAACACAACAGCAACGGCAGAACTCCCCTAATATTCCGGCTAAATCCAAAGGGGTAAGAAGATAACCAATAAAAAAGTAAAATATTATGAAAGCAATCATTGCAGAAAAGCCAAGTGTGGCGAGGGAAATAGCTACCCTGTTGGGGGCGACCGAAAAACGGGATGGCTACCTCACAGGGAACGGCTATCAAGTTACGTGGGCATTGGGTCATTTGGTCGGATTGGCTATGCCCGATGACTACGGTGTATCGGGTTTCCAAAGGGAAGCCCTGCCCATATTGCCCGACCCTTTTATACTTACGGTACGAAAGATAAAAAAGGACAAAAGTTATGTTCCCGATAACGGAGCATTAAGACAGTTAAAGATTATCGAACAGGTCATCGGTAGATGCGATAGTATTATAGTGGCCACCGATGCCGGACGTGAGGGCGAACTCATCTTTAGGTACATCTACGAATACCTGAAATGCCGGAAACACTTTGAACGCCTATGGATAAGCTCACTCACTGAAAAGGCGATTAAACAGGGCTTTGAAAACCTAAAAACCGGAAGAGATTTTGACGGACTGTACCGTGCCGGACAAGGACGGAGCAGAGTCGATTGGCTTGTAGGTATCAATGCCTCACAGGCGTTGAGTATTTCGGCAGGACGTGGCGTTTACTCGCTTGGTAGAGTACAAACACCTACGCTTGCCCTTATCTGTAAGCGGTATTTGGAAAACAAAGATTTTGCTGTCAAAAAATACTTCCAAATCCAGTTGCAACACCGTAAAGAATTTGTTGACTTTAAAAGCCTTTCCAAAACCAAATGGGATGAGAGAAAACTCGCTGACGATACCTTGAAATCTGTCCAACGTACCGGTACAGCCACCGTTACGGCAGTCGAAAGCAAAACGGTTTCGGAGCAACCGCCTTTACTATTCGACCTTACGGGATTGCAGAAAGAAGCTAACAAAAGAGCATCCTATACTGCCGAGGAAACATTGGACATTGCCCAAAGCCTGTATGAAAAAAAGTTTATCACCTATCCACGCACAGGGAGCAAATACATTCCCGAAGATATATGGTCGGAAATCCCTGCACTGGTAAGGAGTTTGGAAGCGAGGGCTTCCTGCAAA encodes:
- a CDS encoding DUF3945 domain-containing protein, which codes for MSEQTIENPQQYPEQLSDVLLVMDKEKKKIQAVTGVDENGKLKTVDATKKNQSQFMRVDRAGDLFTNFFSNFWRQLKDPTHLSFFKVPAKEAVETAKEMQKQVDAPTKEGEAVMAKHEVKEPKEKQQETKKDVEKPQATPETQQAQEKNEYRYKVEDVDWQTLGQFGINKERLEQDGQLDLLLKGYKTNKVYPISVNFGSAIMRSEARLGFQDGENGKPVFVMYGVRHEPNLKAPFFGHEFTKEDKENLLKTGNMGRVVELTNPKTGEKIQSVISIDHLTNEVIAFRQERIKVPDEIKGVKLTEDQKRDLKDGKAIYLEGLDFKNSTNKNAHVQFNADKKYTEFLFGDKAPKQVQENDPKYYRGKTFSDEQYKPLTEGKTLYISDFKDGQGNAYKGYVTLNKETGGYGFSFKNPNALKNKAQPAEAHRTQVAVNSNGKTNEATKHINEPLKPEQQKPKNKTQQQRQNSPNIPAKSKGVRR
- a CDS encoding DNA topoisomerase yields the protein MKAIIAEKPSVAREIATLLGATEKRDGYLTGNGYQVTWALGHLVGLAMPDDYGVSGFQREALPILPDPFILTVRKIKKDKSYVPDNGALRQLKIIEQVIGRCDSIIVATDAGREGELIFRYIYEYLKCRKHFERLWISSLTEKAIKQGFENLKTGRDFDGLYRAGQGRSRVDWLVGINASQALSISAGRGVYSLGRVQTPTLALICKRYLENKDFAVKKYFQIQLQHRKEFVDFKSLSKTKWDERKLADDTLKSVQRTGTATVTAVESKTVSEQPPLLFDLTGLQKEANKRASYTAEETLDIAQSLYEKKFITYPRTGSKYIPEDIWSEIPALVRSLEARASCKKAVGKVKWGRFNKRIVNDVKVTDHHGLLITEKIPSELSAHENVIYDMIALRLLETLSPACTKEITDIGLQALHYDFTLKGCKILEAGWRGIKNKFIDEDSEPVQELPELKVGDELKIKEVSVLEKKTKPPVLYTEAGLLSAMENAGKEIDNEDERKALKDIGMELLPLSGDRFKIK